From a single Rosa rugosa chromosome 7, drRosRugo1.1, whole genome shotgun sequence genomic region:
- the LOC133720855 gene encoding rho GTPase-activating protein 5-like — MTEVLQSPSHFPSPSSSSPPTSNDGPYPHALITSPSVGESLQAHLSSEEEEEEEEEEEERKRSERDREGDQLSLLTLLVAAFRKSLIGCSTTGTGAERPKLSNMEIGWPSNVRHVAHVTFDRFNGFLGLPVELEPEVPRRAPSASANVFGVSTESMQLSFDARGNSVPTILILMQRHLYAQGGLQAEGIFRINGENSQEEYVRDQLNKGIIPEGVDMHCLAGLIKAWFRELPTAVLDSLSPEQVMQSQTEEECAQLVRLLPPTEAALLDWAVNLMADVAQMEHLNKMNARNIAMVFAPNMTQMVDPLTALMYAVQVMNFLKTLIVKTLREREESMVETAPVPHLEPSDEDEHQSTFQPYLEETNKEANKENEEENVFVAEEPALQSPPRTLQDEPTAESGSQNFLSSIKYMIPGGNWSVVDNCPCEVVSQVSSLTNGLQEDGITGQGREAQTNVWKSQPSVSNLKMGSKVTEQLMVQIVGPGDKSKRTGILSRINSRTDIAEGWR, encoded by the exons ATGACTGAGGTACTCCAATCCCCATCTCACTTCCCTTCACCTTCAAGCTCTTCCCCACCCACAAGTAATGATGGCCCATACCCACATGCCCTTATTACCAGTCCTTCCGTAGGTGAGAGCCTGCAAGCCCATTTGAGttcagaggaggaagaagaagaagaagaagaagaagaagagaggaagaggagcgagagagacagagagggaGATCAGCTGTCGCTCTTGACGCTTCTTGTGGCTGCTTTTAGGAAGTCTTTGATTGGGTGCAGTACTACTGGGACTGGGGCCGAGAGACCTAAGCTTTCCAACATGGAGATTGGGTGGCCTTCCAATGTGAGGCATGTTGCCCATGTCACCTTTGATCGGTTCAATGGCTTTCTGGGTTTGCCGGTTGAGCTTGAGCCTGAGGTTCCCAGGAGGGCTCCTAGTGCTAG TGCGAATGTTTTCGGGGTTTCCACAGAGTCCATGCAGCTATCATTTGATGCTAGAGGAAACAGTGTCCCCACAATACTCATCTTGATGCAGAGACATTTATATGCGCAGGGGGGTCTGCAG GCAGAAGGAATCTTCAGAATTAATGGCGAGAACAGTCAGGAAGAGTACGTCAGGGACCAATTAAACAAGGGAATAATACCAGAGGGTGTTGACATGCACTGTTTAGCAGGTCTTATTAAG GCTTGGTTTAGAGAACTCCCAACTGCTGTATTGGACTCTCTCTCACCAGAGCAGGTAATGCAGTCGCAGACAGAAGAGGAGTGTGCTCAACTTGTTAGGCTCCTTCCGCCAACAGAAGCTGCATTATTGGATTGGGCAGTAAACCTAATGGCCGATGTTGCACAGATGGAACACCTGAACAAGATGAATGCACGCAACATTGCCATGGTCTTTGCGCCAAACATGACTCAA ATGGTAGATCCTTTGACTGCATTGATGTATGCAGTCCAAGTGATGAATTTCCTCAAGACTCTTATAGTCAAGACactaagagagagagaagagtctATGGTGGAAACAGCTCCTGTCCCACACCTTGAGCCTTCTGATGAGGATGAGCACCAAAGCACTTTTCAACCATATCTCGAAGAGACTAATAAGGAGGCTAACAAGGAAAATGAAGAGGAGAATGTATTTGTTGCCGAAGAACCTGCTTTACAGAGCCCCCCTCGCACTTTACAAGATGAACCTACAGCTGAAAGTGGATCCCAGAATTTCCTCTCTTCTATCAAATATATGATTCCCGGAGGAAATTGGTCTGTAGTTGATAATTGTCCTTGTGAGGTTGTATCCCAAGTCAGCTCTTTAACAAATGGGCTCCAAGAGGATGGCATAACAGGTCAGGGTAGAGAGGCTCAGACAAACGTTTGGAAGAGTCAACCAAGCGTTTCAAATCTGAAGATGGGATCAAAGGTCACTGAGCAGCTAATGGTTCAAATTGTCGGGCCTGGAGACAAGAGCAAGAGAACTGGGATTCTTAGCCGCATAAATTCGAGGACAGATATCGCTGAAGGTTGGCGTTGA
- the LOC133722355 gene encoding uncharacterized protein LOC133722355 — protein sequence MFLFRRRAFFRIMNIHGLQRHFCSVPSTLLPVQLPTRMESHLWYVLPEEVKSETLLKRYFELLSPCEKTNVLRMRGDELRKRALLARALVRTTIARYTNDRVDPRSLNFKKNGYGKPEVDWQIADDWQPPALQFNISHTSSLIACGVAVDSPIGIDVEEKQRKLKHHILAFARRYFSTHEVEHLTSISDIEIQRQQFLKLWTLKEAYVKALGRGFSASPFKTFTIRLKAAAKRGIPLSEELDSKISEISVESLGSEDLTKNWQFLLLELAGSHYGAICMEKHNTIGKGNVPIKLTARRTIPLVEDECVIGTDAVVPIGGLTY from the exons ATGTTTTTATTCAGACGCAGAGCCTTTTTCAGAATTATGAATATTCATGGCCTCCAAAGACATTTTTGCTCTGTTCCTTCAACTCTGTTACCTGTTCAACTCCCAACTCGAAT GGAGAGTCATTTGTGGTATGTTTTACCTGAGGAGGTCAAGAGTGAAACCCTTTTGAAACGGTATTTTGAGCTTCTCTCACCTTGTGAGAAGACAAATGTGCTGCGAATGCGCGGGGATGAGCTCCGAAAGAGAGCCCTGCTGGCCCGTGCGTTGGTTCGGACTACCATTGCTAGATAT ACAAACGATAGAGTTGATCCGAGGTCATTGAACTTTAAAAAGAACGGTTATGGGAAGCCTGAg GTAGACTGGCAAATTGCAGATGACTGGCAGCCACCTGCACTGCAATTCAACATCTCACACACTTCTTCCTTGATAGCTTGTGGAGTAGCTGTTGATTCACCA ATCGGTATCGATGTGGAAGAGAAACAGCGAAAGTTGAAGCACCATATTCTAGCTTTTGCCAGACGATACTTCTCTACTCATGAAGTGGAACATTTAACTTCTATCTCAGACATTGAAATTCAGCGGCAACAGTTCCTTAAACTGTGGACTCTCAAG GAGGCATATGTGAAAGCATTGGGGAGGGGCTTCTCTGCTTCACCTTTTAAGACCTTTACCATTAGATTGAAGGCTGCAGCTAAGAGAGGCATTCCTCTATCTGAGGAATTGGATTCTAAG ATATCCGAAATAAGTGTCGAGTCTCTTGGCTCTGAAGATCTCACAAAGAACTGGCAGTTTTTGCTTCTGGAGTTGGCTGGTTCCCATTATGGTGCCATTTGCATGGAAAAACATAACACTATAG GAAAAGGAAATGTTCCCATAAAATTGACAGCGCGAAGAACGATCCCACTTGTTGAAGATGAATGTGTTATAGGAACTGATGCTGTTGTACCAATAGGTGGATTGACTTATTGA
- the LOC133722354 gene encoding putative pentatricopeptide repeat-containing protein At3g11460, mitochondrial gives MTTTNSTSPWNSRLRELAKQCLFSEALTLYRQMLRFGHPPNAFTFPFALKSCAALSLPLTGSLLHSHVIKTGCEPDPFVQTSLVSMYCKCCSTDDARKVFDQNPHSRKLTVCYNALISGHASNSKFHDAVSLFRRMREEGVEVNSVTMLGLIPGCVAPVHLSLGMCLHGSTVKCGFDVDLSVRNCLLTMYVKCGSVDNARKMFNAMPEKGLITWNAMISGYAQNGLATHVLNLYREMESCRVCPDPVTLVGVLSSCTHLGAHGVGREVERRIESSGFGSNPYLKNALINMYARCGNLVKAHAIFDVMPEKSLVSWTAIISGYGMHGHGEIALELFKEMIATGIRPDKAMFVTVLSACSHAGLTDEGLECFAAMEKNYRLQPGPEHYSCMVDLLGRAGRLKEAKELIDSMQVKPDGGVWGALLGACKIHKNVELAEIAFEHVIELEPTNSGYYVLMSNIYSDANNLEGVLKVRVMMKERQLKKEPGYSYVECKGRVHVFLAGDRSHCQTEDIYSILEELENLAREPGSSNENEGERNKEQVIGVVVHSEKLAIAFGLLNTEPGTEIVVIKNLRVCGDCHLFIKSISKIVDRQFVVRDATRFHHFRNGICSCKDYW, from the coding sequence ATGACCACCACCAACTCTACCTCCCCATGGAACTCTCGCTTAAGAGAGCTGGCAAAGCAATGCCTCTTCTCCGAAGCTCTCACTCTTTACCGCCAAATGCTCCGATTCGGCCACCCACCCAACGCTTTCACTTTCCCCTTCGCTCTCAAATCCTGCGCCgccctctccctccctctcacCGGCTCACTCCTCCATTCCCACGTCATCAAAACCGGGTGCGAGCCCGACCCCTTCGTACAAACTTCTTTGGTTTCCATGTACTGTAAATGCTGTTCGACCGATGACGCACGCAAGGTGTTCGATCAAAATCCCCACTCGAGGAAGCTGACTGTTTGCTACAATGCTTTGATATCTGGGCATGCTTCGAATTCGAAATTCCATGATGCGGTTTCGTTGTTTCGTCGAATGAGGGAGGAGGGCGTGGAGGTTAATTCGGTTACCATGTTGGGTTTGATTCCGGGGTGCGTGGCTCCGGTGCATCTGAGTCTTGGGATGTGCCTTCATGGTTCTACTGTGAAGTGCGGTTTCGACGTTGATTTGTCTGTGAGGAATTGTTTGCTTACAATGTATGTGAAATGCGGGTCGGTTGATAATGCAAGGAAGATGTTTAATGCGATGCCTGAAAAGGGTTTGATTACTTGGAATGCAATGATTTCCGGGTATGCGCAGAATGGGCTTGCTACTCATGTTTTGAATCTGTACAGGGAGATGGAATCTTGTCGTGTTTGCCCTGATCCTGTGACGCTTGTTGGCGTTCTATCGTCGTGTACTCACCTTGGTGCGCATGGCGTTGGACGTGAGGTAGAAAGACGGATAGAGTCTAGTGGATTTGGTTCCAATCCGTATTTGAAAAATGCTCTGATCAATATGTACGCTAGGTGTGGTAATTTGGTGAAGGCTCATGCTATTTTTGATGTCATGCCTGAAAAAAGCTTAGTTTCTTGGACAGCGATTATCAGTGGGTATGGGATGCATGGACATGGAGAGATTGCATTGGAGCTCTTCAAGGAAATGATCGCGACTGGAATCAGGCCTGACAAAGCCATGTTTGTGACTGTTTTGTCTGCCTGTAGCCATGCAGGATTGACTGATGAGGGACTGGAGTGTTTTGCTGCAATGGAGAAAAACTATAGGTTGCAGCCTGGTCCAGAGCATTATTCTTGCATGGTGGATCTTTTAGGGCGTGCAGGTCGGCTTAAAGAAGCAAAAGAGCTAATTGACTCAATGCAGGTAAAGCCTGATGGTGGAGTATGGGGAGCCCTTTTGGGTGCCTGTAAAATACATAAAAATGTAGAACTAGCAGAGATAGCTTTTGAACATGTCATCGAGCTAGAACCAACTAATAGTGGTTATTATGTGTTGATGTCAAATATATACTCTGATGCAAATAATCTAGAAGGGGTTTTAAAGGTTCGGGTTATGATGAAGGAGAGGCAGCTCAAAAAGGAGCCAGGGTATAGCTATGTTGAGTGTAAAGGAAGAGTTCATGTTTTCTTGGCTGGGGATAGAAGCCATTGTCAGACAGAAGATATATACAGCATATTGGAGGAGTTAGAAAATTTAGCCCGGGAACCTGGCTCGTCCAATGAGAATGAAggagaaagaaacaaagagcAAGTAATTGGTGTTGTTGTTCACAGTGAAAAATTGGCAATTGCATTTGGGCTCTTGAACACTGAACCAGGGACTGAGATTGTAGTGATAAAGAACCTAAGGGTGTGTGGAGACTGCCACTTGTTTATCAAGTCGATTAGCAAGATTGTGGATCGTCAGTTTGTGGTCAGAGATGCTACTCGTTTTCACCATTTCAGAAATGGGATTTGTTCTTGTAAAGACTACTGGTGA